DNA from Musa acuminata AAA Group cultivar baxijiao chromosome BXJ1-5, Cavendish_Baxijiao_AAA, whole genome shotgun sequence:
ATATACATTTAAAATTTCAAGTCAAGTTGCTTGTGCCACCTATGGGTCTGCCTAGAGATTTTGTTCTGTCGGGGTCTTATAACAGGTGCCAAACCAAACCTATAAGACAGTCTTGTGAGCTTGGCCCAGCGTTCAGTTTAGGTTTGTATTGGTTTTGGGCTAGCTTTCCATAGTTTTGCCATAGCATTGGTAATAGTTGTTGTAATATCAATTGCCTGTGCCACCTGTATAATGTATAGTATTGTAGTACAGGCATTAGATGTGGGTCCCTGTTTGGTCCAAATATGATGATGAGGCACATGCATGGGTATCTGAAAGGATAAGGGCTCTTTGATTGTGGCATGAGCAATACACGTATGACCATCACTTTTTATTAGTAAGATGAGCACGATGCTAGCCACGACAATTTTTCTTTCAAACATCTCATGGGAATTATAGTGTTCTTTTACCCTCTTTTGATTTACTGGCAAGAACATGACCATGGTTACTGCCTGATGCTAGCCACGGGAATCCTTCCTTCGAACACCTCATGATAATCATAGTGTTCTTTTACCCTCTTTTAATCTACTGACAAGAACATGACCATTCTTACTGCACTATTTTGGGCATACATGTCATGCTTGGAGCCATGTATTAATTGAACTGGTGATTGTGCATCAGCACTTAGTTCAGCAGGGAGCTTTTAGTATTACTGTTGCAAGGTGTTGCCAGTTTGAGCCATGTGGTTGTGAAATGAGCAGAAGCACACTTTAAAGTCCAAAACTGTGAGTTCATATGATTCAATGTGCTTTTCCCATGCTGTTACCATAAGGTAATAGCTGATTAAGATTCCCCTTTAAAAACGATACCCAAATTTGATTATGGACTGGTATATTATCCATCCAGGATCAAATGCAAAATGATATGTTGTTGACTTCATATTATGCTCAAAGTATCTTCTTGTGGTATATCTGCTGTTTGTACCTATTGTCTTTTTAGTTGCTTTTTAATTTGAGAAAACATCAGTTATCTGATGTATCTTTTCTATTTCACTGCTTGTAGTGATATCAAATGAAGCCAGAAATATTCTTCTGAGGCATTTCTATCAGAAGTCAGAAGAGAAGGTGAAAGCTCAATATCTTACCTTTCTATTCTACAAATTTTGCTGCTGTTCCATGTTCTTAAACTCTCTCATGCCTTGTTCATGCAGTTTCGACCAAAAAGAGCTGCCTCGGATCACCTGACATCCGAACACAATTGCAAGCAACCCAGAGCTGCCTACGCTGATGGAGCCCATTAAGCTGAACATATTCTAGTTTCATGCTTAACTATCTCCTATCTCCTTTGTGAGCTCGGCATATAGcagtttctttctctctctctctctctctctctctcttcagatGCGTGTGTAGCTTGTGCCCACTGCATAATTTGCAGGCATGTATTGTATGTTGACTGTCGTTATAATATTCAGATAAGCAATTAAATTAGATTTGCAGTAGTTTCTTGAACCTTGAATCATGCTGTTTGAGGTTGACTACATTTGTGTCGCTTATTCGTGCTGCAGCTTCTTTCGTCTACAGGGGCCGGTTCACGATCTTGATGGACCGGCTCGATTCCTTTACAATCGCATAAGAGCCCACAGTCGTCACATCAGTAACTGCTCCCGAGATCGTCCGACGCGGTGCGTGCCTCTGCCCCTCGGTCCGGTCTTTTCCACTTCTTGCTTCGCAGGATGGCAAGCTctctttttgtttgttcttgCACCATGGGCCGATTTGCATATCAATCCCTCGGTCGTTTTCATATTCACCCctctcaattatttatttaccGTCGTAATTTATCATGTTATTAAACCTTAATGTTAAAATAATACAAGTCTTTTAGATATTTTTCTCTTCCAAATCTAACTTTTAATATGGGTTTCATAGCGCACGTTACTGCTGGACCATGTTAAAAGTTGTAGGGGCGAATATGCTATTATAAACTGTGATAGGGGTGTTTTTGCAAACATGTACACTTTCGCAatcgcctcctcctcctttgCGTGTTACCTTTACAGCTTTGCAGCGAGGCGTCCGCACCTAATTCGTGCCTTCGAATCCCTCTGCTTTCCCGTGAGGGATGGACTGAGCGCAACATCCAAGTCTCCGTTCATCCGATTCCCCCTTTAATTTATATCCTTGCGGCAAGGCGCTTCGACTGCATCTCACTTCGTACTTGAGCTAGAAATCAACTGCTGCTGCTATTCTTCTTTTAAGATGGCGTTCCCTTACCTGGAAGCCGTGTTGGGTGAGTCCTACTGGTTCCGCGAGGGGTTTCGGGTTGGTCATTCGGGTTTTTCGTGATTTGTGTTTCTCCCCGATCTTGTACTTGCTGCTTTTGCACTAGTTTCCTTGGGTTTTGGTTTTCTGGGTTTCGcttcgatttttttttcttttattgtaaTTATTTGTTCTTTTGTTGGTGACTCCGTTTGGTTTGTTTGGTCGATGTGAGTCTGTTGCGGGTTATCCATCATTTCATGGACGGCCTCGCGCCCGTCTGGTTTCTTTTTCCTCTTGTAGAGACGGTGTTTTTTGACTATCGGCTGCGGTGACATTATTGTCTGTTGTGGTATTTATGCCGCTTTGTAAATTTAGGATTGAGTGGATGTAAAGGAAGTCATCGCCTTATTGGGCCAGGAAATTAGTCCTGTAATCGTTCTAACTTGTGTTATTAACGCGGTCTCTACGCATCCCCGTAATTAACTGCTCTAGCATCCCGATCTTTACATCCGATCTTTacatacgaaagtgaaacatttaggtTACCCTAACAATGTCAGTTTTACCAACGAAAAAACaaaggacaaaaagataattttattgtTCTAGTCGATGGTGGCGGACGGCAGCGTCGCGAAGCCGACTCAGTTGCTGAGCGGTCTTTTCACCGCTCTACATATGCGTCGGAGCTCCATCATCGTGGAATTGAAGTTCATTGCCGAAGCCATCATGGAGATTCATTGCCTGTCGAAGCAGGACATGGAGATGCGTGCCTCCCTTATCGATGCCGGAGAACGTCGTCGTTGCCCTCCTCAACCTCTCCATTTTCGCTCGCAAGGCGCTCATGTGCACCCCGGGCATCCTCGCCGCCCTTCGCTTCCTCTCCCTTGTCGTTGCCCAGCACGCCACCCCCAACCTTTTGTAACCTCCTCTCCATCGAAGCGTATCACTCCATCATCATTGCCCTTGTAGACCTCCTCGACGTGTCGACTAGGTCCATTAAGGACGCGCTCAAGGTCCTCTTTGACCTGGCCCTCTACCCGCTCAATCGCATCGCCCTCGTCAAGTTGGGTGTCGTGTCGCCCCTTTCTGCATTGGAGGTGAAGGACGGGCATAGGGGAGTTGGTGGAGGATGCGACGACGGTGATTGACCAGGTGGCAGGATGCGACGAGAGCGTGGAGGCATTCCGGAGGGTGGACGATGTCAGCATCCTGGTGGATCTAGTGGTTGGGGGGAGTAGGAGGGTGAGGGAAAATGCTGCGGCTGCATTGCTAAACCTGGTAAAGAGCGACAGAGATAAGGCGGTGGGGGACGTCAGGGAGGTGGATGGAGCGGAGGCAGTCATGAGGACTTTGGCCTGCAGTGACAACGGGGTTAGCACGAGGGGGAAGAGCAAGGCGGAGGCACTGTTCAGGGTTTTGGAGAGCAGGCGGGGGAGCCAGCTGTAGGGTCTTGATGATTCTGAGACCAGCACCGATGACTTCGTGCCACAAATGCTGCTCTGTGATGGAGTCGCAAAGCGCTTCGTCGCCGCTCTGCATCCACCACCACCACTGATGTTGTCCGCCACCATtggaacgttaaaattatttttttgccctttatttttgtttcctattgttccgcatttgctttcgatatgtgcctattacaggttcattcctttggatattgaatttatctaaccttcttatttgaattgaactATATATGATTAACTGGAAtccatgtatactcttgctttcattttctatcaaatctgaatatatttgtgaaatATTATTACTTGTATCGTACTGACTCGTAACGGCACATGTAGGTTTGGTTATTCCGCGTGTGttaccgatatgtgctatttattgttcataccgcccttttgtactttggtgttgtgggataatgtgaacctttaccataaatggtaaagggagttatgtatagagcctgcgatgctctgcctgccccctttgacttcacctagacgtgggtggatggagctcccaaacgtgggagacttctgtctggtagttattcagaaatggatgaattacattctgtctatggtcctTGGTAAAACCGATGACATTATGGTAAATGGACCTACATGTTTCATTTTCGTAACTATAGGGATTCCAATATAACTTTTTTAAGTGTAGAGATTGAGATGCTAAAAGTAACTAATTACATGAGGTAATTTGTGATTGGCCTTATTATTGCCTATTTCATTATTTAGATTGTTTGCCTGGGGTTGGTATACAACTAGCATTTCATCTTGAAAtgcctttatttttctttttttttgtcggtAAAACAAAGGTGAATTCCCAAATTCATTCATTAGTAACTAGTAtacaaaaggaaaataaaatctTTTATAATTGCATGAAATAGTGACATAATAGAGGAAGTGGTCATGGAGTCCATTGACATGATTATCACACAGCTGTTAAAGAGAAAGTGAAGTGGTCATCTCTAAGATTATTTTTTCTGTGACAGAAAATTAATGATTTGCAAAAGATCCAGGAAGTGCAGATAGGTTCTTGGGAGGCAAATCAATCTATTATATCTCATGgtcgtttaaaaatgaaaattataaataaaatatatataaaaaaacacaaatataaataaaatacaaatagaGATAATTCTAGATTTTTGTCTGGTCTAGTCAGAAGAATCCTGATTTTGGTCTTGTTTCAGTTTTGACCACAGAAATACTTGACAGTTGGTGTAGGTCATTCATTGTTTGAGTTTTTCTTAGATAATTGCAAAATCAGCTCATAAGGATTCAAAAGGCACGCAAAGTTTTACCAATTCTCTTTTTGGTTGTTATTTTGGGGGATTGATGGTATCACTTATTGCAGGCTTTATGATCTTCATGTACTTCTTCGAGACATACTTGGACATTCGGCAACATGCAGCTCTGAAGTTAACCAACTTGCCTAAGCCACTCGAAGGAGTAATTAGTCAAGAAAAATTTGAAAGAGCTCGAGCATATAGCATTGATAAAAGGTCCATTTTTCTAAGTtaacttatttttttaataacttaCGGGCATTGTTCACTTTTCATGTATTTCAATATGTGGCATTTTTAATGCACAATTAAATTTATAGCTCAaactcttttattttttaaaaaaggttTTCAGTTATTAGCTAGAACTTCTTGTATCTTGGGATTATATTTTCTTTATCTTCTTGTTTCTTTTAGTGGTTTTCACTTCATCCATGAAGCTGTCACTATACTGATGGACACTGCAATTCTGTATTTTGGCATATTACCTTGGTTTTGGAAGGTAAAGTAGCAGCCTTGGTTTCTTATATATCTTGTTTGTGTCATCTGTGACTCATTTGCATAATCTTTCACTACAGGTATCTGGAAACTTAGTGGCCTACTTGGGCCTAGACGCAGAAAATGAAATAATGCACACACTGTCATTTCTGGCGGGTGTTATGATTTGGTCACAGGTATGGTGGAATATTAATTAAAACCGCATTCCAGCCATAATTTCAAGTAGTTATGTGACACTGTTCATGGGGTTTAACAAACTTGTATGCCAGACATATTGTAGGAACAATTAGCTTGTGTGGACCATCACCAATGTCATCACAACCTGTGCTGGGATTTACTTTATCACCAACTAGGACTAGTGAAAATGTTTGCTGTGTTTAATTTTTAACTCAACTGTCTCCACCTTTGACATGATATTAAACTTACAGCTTCCTGCCTGTTTTCATTTACCATTATACTGATACTTGCTATTTGTAAGAGATAAAATTATGTGCATTTGAATTCACCTTTTATGGGCAAAAAAAATGAACTTTGATGTGCTGATCATCATGCAGATAACAGACTTGCCATTTTCTCTTTATTCTACATTTGTTATCGAGGCGCGCCATGGATTTAACAAAGTTTGTACACATTCAATTGCCTCTTTTTTACATTTGCTGGATGTGTATTGATTTTTTGTCTCCTTTAAAACTTAGATGCTAACATAAATAACTTAGTTTTATTCTTTTTCGTTTTCCACAGCAAACAGTATGGCTCTTTTTCAGGGACATGTTTAAGGGAATTTGCCTCTCCATCTTACTTGGCCCCCCAATTGTGGCTGCAATTATTTTCATAGTTCAGGTGGCTATGCTACTTGACACTAAATTTCATTTGTTAGTTTCTTCATGCTTGCTTCTATTAGACTGAATTACATTCCTTCCGCATTGCTGCAGAAAGGAGGTCCATACCTGGCTATATATCTTTGGGCTTTTATGTTCGCTCTCTCCCTCGTGATGATGACACTTTATCCTATTCTAATAGCTCCTCTGTTCAATAAGTTCACTCCTGTGAGTATTTTACTGTAAAATCAGCAGCTGTTTGACTATATACTGATTAACTCTTATCTAATTTAATTTGCTAAATCTTATGAAAGGTTTAAAAAGCTAAAAAATGACCTAACATGATAGTCTGGCTCCACTTGGTGGATGAAAAGGTATATGTGTAGAAAGTTCTTTTTGCCTTTTCATCCACCAATCACAATTGACATGTTTGTCATTTCTAGGGCCAGTTCTTGAGTCTTCATAACAAACATACACAGTGGATACATAAGCTGTTTTCTTCCTAGTATCCACATTGGTGTGTTTTTAACAATGTGTAAATGTTAATGGATACTATCTGCATTAGTTCACTATAGTATATATTTCATTACTTTGTACAACAAATCGTGAACAGCTGCCTGATGGAGAGCTCAGGGAGAAAATAGAGAAGCTTGCAGCCTCACTGAAATTCCCTCTTAAGAAACTCTTTGTAGTTGATGGATCTACAAGGTCAAGCCATAGCAATGTGAGCAGCTCTTTATTATTTTTGAGAAGTTTGAACCTTTGACGCTCTTTCTATCATGTTCATAGATTAAATTTTATTTCACTACATTACTGAGTGTCAATAGTGCTGTTTCTGACTTATTACTGCTATAACCGTGATTGCGGATAAAAAAGTTGTGATGATTTAAATAATCATTACAACCTGAGTTGCTTCTCATCCGGTGTGTTAGAGTTAAAGCAGTAGTTAAAGTTCAACCTATTATAGATCTGTACTACTGTGAAACGAACTTATATTTTGAAACACAGACATCctggatcagtgatttaaaaagcgctaggcgccaaaaggcgccgaggtccaaaaacgcccgaggcggtaggcgctcgcccaggcgctcgcccgagcgaagcgaggcgctaaaatataaaaatataaaatataattaataaatatatttatttaaaattttaaataaaaatataaaaatatataatataattaataaatataatcacattaacagtataaacctgctgatggagaaacgaggaagcagcggcgagcggcggcagtagcggtggcggcagcggcggcggcggcaacggcgAGCTGCGGCAGCgatagcgggaaagggaaagggagcggaaggcgcgagcagcgggaggcctcgagggaggcgcgagcagcgggaaggctcgcgagagggctcgcaggaggcgagagggctcgcgggaggcgcgagcagcgggagggctcgagggaggcgcgagcagcgggaaggctcgcgggagggctcgcaggagacgcgagcagcgagagggctcgcgggaggcgcgagcagcgggaaggctcgcgggaggcgcgagcagcgacagcggcgagcagcggcagcgagcgacgagatcgcgaacgggatcgggatcgggatcgagagcggcagcggcagcggcagcaggttagtgttgggttagggttagggttagggttggggttatatcggtttagttggttcgattgaaccaactaacaaccgaaccaggaccgaaccagacctaaaattctggttcggtttacccaggcgctcgcccgaagcgcccagcgcctgggctcgggcgagcgcccaggcggcgcctgtttgaagcgcgccgcctgggacattagcgaggcgctcgggcctcgcctcgcc
Protein-coding regions in this window:
- the LOC135673718 gene encoding CAAX prenyl protease 1 homolog isoform X1, whose protein sequence is MAFPYLEAVLGFMIFMYFFETYLDIRQHAALKLTNLPKPLEGVISQEKFERARAYSIDKSGFHFIHEAVTILMDTAILYFGILPWFWKVSGNLVAYLGLDAENEIMHTLSFLAGVMIWSQITDLPFSLYSTFVIEARHGFNKQTVWLFFRDMFKGICLSILLGPPIVAAIIFIVQKGGPYLAIYLWAFMFALSLVMMTLYPILIAPLFNKFTPLPDGELREKIEKLAASLKFPLKKLFVVDGSTRSSHSNAYMYGFFNNKRIVLYDTLIQQCTNEEEVVAVIAHELGHWKLNHTMYSFIAVQILTFLQFGGYTLVRNSKDLFESFGFDTQPILIGLIIFQHTVIPLQHLVNFGLNLVSRTFEFQADAFAKKLGYAKALRAGLIKLQEENLSAMNTDPWYSAYHYSHPPLVERLAAIEEPDSKKED
- the LOC135673718 gene encoding CAAX prenyl protease 1 homolog isoform X2 codes for the protein MAFPYLEAVLGFMIFMYFFETYLDIRQHAALKLTNLPKPLEGVISQEKFERARAYSIDKSGFHFIHEAVTILMDTAILYFGILPWFWKVSGNLVAYLGLDAENEIMHTLSFLAGVMIWSQQTVWLFFRDMFKGICLSILLGPPIVAAIIFIVQKGGPYLAIYLWAFMFALSLVMMTLYPILIAPLFNKFTPLPDGELREKIEKLAASLKFPLKKLFVVDGSTRSSHSNAYMYGFFNNKRIVLYDTLIQQCTNEEEVVAVIAHELGHWKLNHTMYSFIAVQILTFLQFGGYTLVRNSKDLFESFGFDTQPILIGLIIFQHTVIPLQHLVNFGLNLVSRTFEFQADAFAKKLGYAKALRAGLIKLQEENLSAMNTDPWYSAYHYSHPPLVERLAAIEEPDSKKED